Proteins found in one Fimbriimonadaceae bacterium genomic segment:
- the map gene encoding type I methionyl aminopeptidase — MILYKSTADIAKMREAGRIVARTMREVAACIAPGVTTKELDAMAGEKIRAAGGVPSFKDYRGYPADTCISVNEMVVHGIPNDRPLGEGDIVTLDFGVILDGWHADGAWTYPVGKIAPNAQRLMNITREALMQGIAKAKAGNRVGDIASTVQRYCESNGYGVVTELVGHGIGRKLHEEPSIPNVGRPGKGEPIRPGMTFCVEPMINEGTADVRYLDDKWTVVTADGKLSAHFEHTVAVTKEGPVILTQE; from the coding sequence TTGATCCTCTACAAGAGCACCGCCGACATCGCGAAAATGCGCGAGGCGGGGCGGATCGTCGCCCGCACCATGCGCGAGGTCGCGGCCTGCATCGCCCCTGGCGTGACGACCAAAGAACTTGACGCCATGGCCGGGGAAAAGATCAGGGCCGCCGGGGGCGTGCCCAGCTTCAAAGATTACCGCGGCTACCCGGCGGACACCTGCATCAGCGTCAACGAGATGGTCGTCCACGGCATCCCTAACGACCGTCCGCTCGGAGAGGGTGACATCGTGACGCTGGATTTTGGCGTCATCCTGGACGGCTGGCACGCCGACGGAGCATGGACGTACCCCGTCGGGAAAATCGCACCCAACGCCCAGCGCCTGATGAACATCACCCGCGAAGCCCTCATGCAGGGCATCGCTAAGGCCAAGGCAGGGAACCGGGTCGGCGACATCGCCTCGACCGTCCAGAGGTATTGCGAGTCCAACGGCTACGGGGTCGTCACCGAGTTGGTCGGCCACGGGATCGGGCGCAAGCTTCACGAGGAGCCCAGCATCCCCAACGTCGGCCGCCCGGGCAAAGGCGAACCGATCCGTCCCGGCATGACGTTTTGCGTCGAGCCGATGATCAACGAGGGCACCGCCGACGTCAGGTACCTGGACGACAAATGGACCGTCGTGACGGCAGACGGTAAACTAAGCGCTCACTTCGAGCACACTGTCGCGGTGACTAAGGAGGGTCCGGTAATCCTGACCCAGGAATGA
- the infA gene encoding translation initiation factor IF-1 — protein sequence MARYKHQAPRRKQVEGKEEAISLDAVVTENLPNAQFRVKLEDTGQEILAYVSGKMRKYWIRLMVGDRVKVEVSPYDLTRARIVYRY from the coding sequence ATGGCACGCTATAAACACCAAGCCCCCCGCCGCAAGCAGGTCGAAGGCAAAGAAGAGGCGATCAGCCTTGACGCCGTCGTCACCGAAAACTTGCCCAACGCCCAGTTTCGAGTGAAACTCGAAGACACCGGCCAAGAGATCCTTGCCTACGTCAGTGGCAAGATGCGCAAGTATTGGATCCGGCTGATGGTCGGCGACCGCGTGAAAGTCGAAGTCTCCCCCTACGACCTCACCCGTGCCCGGATCGTCTACCGGTACTAA
- a CDS encoding beta-lactamase family protein: MSIAAIILATAAQSTTFDPARLDKVVPALVRAVHHEALAGSVVLVRQRGRVLLSRPIGLADKDAGKPMQDDTIFQVMSMTKPVTATAVMLCVEDGLLNLDDPVAKFLPSMKGVTVQGAKVERAPTVLNLLTHTSGLASDDPGGLTDEQKWTMTLADYSKLIGTEPLLYQPGTQIKYSGVGISAAAAVVEKVTGQAFQEFVQKRIFDKLGMTDTHFFLPTNKRPRLAQVYTGRPGALQVFAHDRFRSGAKFANGAGGLYSTAADMAKFIESFLGKSLLSPSGTKLMTSLQTGDLLMDGNTERGVGIGWIVSRRAPVGTTLRPAGSFGHTGAFGTEYWADPKSGTVAVFMAQTFGLPEDPRKAFDTMVAAACCRG, translated from the coding sequence ATGAGCATCGCCGCCATCATCCTTGCAACCGCCGCGCAATCAACCACCTTTGACCCGGCCAGGCTTGATAAAGTCGTCCCGGCCCTGGTGAGGGCTGTCCACCACGAAGCCCTGGCGGGCAGTGTCGTCCTTGTCCGGCAACGGGGGCGTGTCCTTCTCAGCCGCCCCATCGGGCTTGCTGACAAGGATGCCGGGAAGCCCATGCAGGACGACACCATATTCCAGGTGATGTCGATGACCAAGCCCGTGACCGCGACGGCGGTCATGCTGTGCGTGGAGGACGGACTCTTGAACCTGGACGACCCGGTGGCCAAGTTCCTTCCGTCGATGAAGGGAGTGACCGTCCAAGGGGCGAAGGTGGAGCGTGCCCCGACCGTGCTCAACCTCCTGACCCACACCAGCGGTCTGGCCTCGGACGACCCCGGCGGCCTTACCGACGAGCAGAAATGGACCATGACCCTGGCCGACTACAGCAAGCTGATCGGCACCGAACCCCTCCTTTACCAGCCGGGCACGCAGATCAAGTACAGCGGGGTCGGGATATCGGCGGCGGCCGCCGTGGTGGAGAAAGTCACCGGCCAGGCGTTCCAAGAGTTCGTCCAGAAGCGGATCTTTGACAAGTTGGGCATGACCGACACGCATTTCTTCTTGCCGACAAACAAGAGACCGCGCCTCGCCCAGGTCTACACCGGACGTCCGGGCGCCCTGCAAGTTTTTGCCCACGACCGGTTCCGGAGCGGAGCCAAGTTCGCCAACGGGGCTGGCGGCCTCTATTCGACCGCCGCCGACATGGCGAAGTTCATCGAGAGCTTCTTGGGCAAGAGCCTGCTCTCTCCGTCCGGCACCAAATTGATGACGTCGCTCCAGACCGGAGACCTCTTGATGGACGGGAACACCGAGCGCGGGGTGGGGATCGGATGGATCGTCTCGCGGAGAGCGCCCGTGGGGACGACTCTTCGTCCTGCCGGGAGTTTTGGTCACACCGGAGCGTTTGGAACAGAGTACTGGGCCGATCCGAAAAGCGGTACGGTCGCGGTCTTTATGGCGCAGACCTTTGGTCTGCCTGAAGACCCGAGGAAGGCGTTCGACACCATGGTCGCGGCGGCGTGCTGCCGCGGCTAG